One region of Drosophila subobscura isolate 14011-0131.10 chromosome J, UCBerk_Dsub_1.0, whole genome shotgun sequence genomic DNA includes:
- the LOC117893950 gene encoding uncharacterized protein LOC117893950 isoform X1, translating to MAEEELEAQQQQLAQEKEHRQLLLDTLIRLWSHYLHAAEHEEASVKDHWLWLLLYNFQFLDDRTLEEAWLNSHFNLMPEELCSYLLEQVYQIISEAKRSQGSSPDQEAEAETEPEPEQQDKCIKQLRKQHNLAQLILSTPSDCNKILALRTFLTDKLGHHLLAFLLRVDIKHIASQKSLCQLCINLFPNCKWSATNQPLQPLTGIAQFISSFYLNSQSKKAAARRQQQQLQPPQKRQLWNHISSEVIRNLEDFKRASKSSDELALLLIQLLTRCVDAEQESQLSVTVHNFALGHLCAAASTEFEDNNDENDDDCSSRDNDEIIKFELLQLIAHCVNNFYVHEQQQPNVHDFNSNFSQLLYALRANQRCPTLAHGVLFIMFGTLHNLVDNGVRELNQIDVRNFDACFNVLQEAAAKTTAIFLHIYKMLLRLTDNLSRQEQHQQCLMESSTSTALTKQQQQQQHRHKRQRSSQLHCLGSSSLSCYFQGKLYQLLPLLDSELQEHSVRSLLRTGSCCCHYNAKNYATCLQLATRLSSTYQKCAYKFLHYNVLDTIFVKRAPQGCPSCEEKLKSPSFHMELLSIYRENYKRLLNTQSMLLFLKHLKHIAHLLSYDLAAGILAEVALPIFRQYKERSESEDKLRRDSAKLAPLQIPNKLDNYRALHECLSIFVMYLSDIRLVKAFYNEENIRYMQDLLAIPELQRGVCDLIKVGIDNIAFLGENSQEQVTLSRRLIQLQLNSSDRASQLFQALLQKCSKQSRSKFWLDESPDPLPQLAGHKPADILYITALQWTLNFELLKTSQLFYNEFAKIYSIPVEMLDNEDEDVPELPTDEQQPQSETKLRRGDKNIFDILKLNHNALGCFLMLPKTATGAASTTATTPTVTPTAVQGPSIGICGSSSLETLVSHVYQLPPLGINSALSVSTTTAASSDYAESSLDYASVIDNYTRDSSSFLQHLQQSSELDESIVLFDIHSHDQGLSRKSQTEESIAAKGLINKLFNIVGSLFGGSNSNSAGSSPDSQENLNIEADLFCLYEPNGECKKLLLKLFEATMAICIKGFQNEEVEKMQKHLRKLKAIILSNASDNWSEHGEQHARDNAVIQTLQTLLKIAELSSNHNEPAGVVSSPSADSNQPRPRARSFNSGSVELPRLQTVKLPAKNSLATPPTPRRRPNSSEINVGDADYFSTRASLSCAADSELELSENEHEFYLTADEGYEADGEIADLSESECELNGGTGMAPNESWTPFQPSSRYRTHIMHQGLSQLVVQMLAELSLLCMRQPNGWTESLIQLANRLFVIRDYLGGPLCLLKGFAPILSCSDPRLRELQQSILELITHLNTPEVLHCYYSILTSRQPPVDLLMRHMHHICAGTLRKAQPCMELEFPITTDGKIVITSEPLISEQIERVRLQHQQCQASTLFTRAACIFPVTQTRLWQPEGLTLSLWLELRGQQMHRSSMQFNDDETRYSGEDLTKLHLVSLGSNQAMISVYISHNMQLVFELVRPSEQLSPVRVEEPMEASVTETAAAVSANTQANAGAIRQALKQTKLALLNSFGQMHLLNGHQGASADSSGGYYEGVSVQLQHLRLPRHKWMNLVLGLQQQADSLEIAIYLDGLEQHTMQLPFPNLRQLTRLHTFQMLALGEGQPARSPSSSSSSRSTLDGSLPRYAVSNLILFRRRLVEPSLMLNLTAMGPDFTEFTQCQVANWKPNYGHLSLGKLSSSNFGQHADCMRQLRQARVLVYTAQQPDLVMSYDASQELDMACYGQPHGHMLYGELLQHQPQTLQSATSLCGGLSTLLYLFARVVELSGNANTQALALDLLLQVAHSDAQLYTEFHRQDYLALIGYVIKSEKCCKDVQLLRSIMNNACSQPLISRKGDSLHVNDNTMAALVYPRLVLAVLQRYSDWHRSGATHSDVLDMLFRCTLALTRDKHPQRDFNMEQLQKSGLLGALLNLCKVYVIESPSPVQISPYAAECFVQILAVFAGSPPASSLLDEIMKLLLLLHKPSDCYVTHDRGHFFFLLTSQQPAKERSLVAANLSRVTTSLRRQLHAPAPPELEPERAERIRRLRRLHASGSEYRRAVNEFEEQLEHMADCSNLNKSALRLLSPVEASRWRIKFKRRHPTSTTHSPKRSPLKIARRRIHPHPHLGKLWQPSGHSTPSSGQLSALPNRKTDFYDQPGIIRLQQRLLILLKDFLCLLPDSAVDEVLRHYVKLELLLVLANQRSCVVRQAIIQLLHVLTKRLGNGELAAASKLLYPLHLANQLTIHACDISMFEACLAWVSGVHGSLTDLLNCEGSLRIRQRFGLQSLLAIATGTEPQKVFKALQRLYLQNPDDQLCLIEAGLLQCSVKALYKIYSLRLGPPNADESIVDLLVHIGDRALRSVGQINLLWDILNLLAFYQDKQPQQLVRSFRTVQAQLQLEWLTKLFEPNSFRVAAQADCPLSHAELRTRVELLIDRCSQFFTVGMGQSQTAGSTSYVASSQELALFQLLVSYGISSNQRCNNFIAWGLQPSRPRDLRSYIVDALWRSQQDEFQRAIICDGKMIKALLWLSLLEDMVEPIENLQRLCDALGIKENDSSWNLVHELERLDQSRSNMAAKQKTLLEKTVYRFEPLVQHCVESSMVTTRRMVELQNAERKLLMCHMKDYDDTYTYTKWLEIIRRMTHEGAPWHCAERAECSWELDDTEGPSRVHTRLRRCHLDIDRRFFMSEYRAGQQAQREDTENYVRPLDYLIASYDQQLNISLNSQILYNFAAKFLPVDGEIEGEIIITDLKLYFLATYRCRYFNVNCDIANITEIWLKRYQHQETAFEILLDTNKSLFFSLQNADDWKIMRDVFCDKIVATPDQTKVLGITQQWREGLLTNWEYLMTLNQIAGRTYNDLMQYPVFPWVLANYNSEILDLREAQNFRRLERPIAVQLEENEKHYISNYTYIDSTNTTMGSLILKPYHYSSHYSNSGTVLHFLVRVPPFTSYFLRYQDNDFDLPDRTFHALNTTWLLASRDSPTDVKELIPEFFCLPEMFENFERFNFGCRQNGERVEDVSLPPWCQRDSRLFVLIHRQALESELVRNQLHHWIDLIYGFKQTGESAVEAINVFHPATYAVFLDSEISDPIEREAVKTMVKTYGQMPRQLFKSAHPSTKALDYSLVDKPIVSTVRGLRWGVFVGSPQLKPPSWANIHKIPGTEHLVSFSNTNVVYALPGRAAVMQGAEPDTYNVISWGYDDRIVRIQPLNKPQAKPKNLLHNGTFDDITACGCDVNSNQLWFGHKSGRVSVYKCAGGLDTQQRATAKSRQSYARGFSLSYNSAFRKMTNKSMGTAGAEESSGGLHATHSASSVSSASNSSGSDGVQRDGADLTWLGPTLLVRHTDEITCIALSVEFKIAVTAGRDGIAVIWDLNDWSYVRTIARPAEIHQSPITHVAISPTLGDIVTVHTLPQQPSTGPADAQPQAAAVRTNSLAIADECFEVTEENLDDFVNVNVNPNGKSILRLHSVNARYVQHLVHEDRIQAVCYSYIKEGVGVNVIATAVEGGFVRFWSSWNLSFVSELTTGTSPIRSISYSTHQHLVVLTRESHIQVWQSEGLYGNAPKFPQIVYK from the exons AtggccgaggaggagctggaagcgcagcagcagcagctggcacagGAGAAGGAGCACCGCCAGTTGCTGCTGGATACATTGATCAGACTCTGGAGTCATTATCTCCACGCTGCAGAGCACGAAGAGGCGAGTGTCAAG GaccactggctctggctgttgctgtacAACTTTCAGTTCCTGGATGATCGAACGCTGGAAGAAGCGTGGCTCAATAG CCACTTTAACCTAATGCCAGAGGAGCTTTGCTCCTATCTCCTAGAGCAAGTCTATCAAATCATCAGCGAAGCCAAGCGTTCGCAGGGTAGCAGCCCAGAccaagaggcagaggcggagacagagccagagccagagcagcaggacAAGTGCATTAAGCAGCTGCGTAAGCAGCATAATCTAGCGCAG CTTATACTCAGCACACCCAGTGATTGCAATAAGATTCTCGCCCTGCGTACATTTCTCACCGATAAGTTGGGTCATCATTTGCTGGCCTTCCTGTTGCGCGTGGATATCAAG CACATTGCCTCACAGAAGAGCCTCTGTCAGTTGTGCATCAATCTGTTTCCCAATTGCAAATGGAGTGCCACAAATCAGCCGCTGCAACCTCTCACTGGCATCGCTCAGTTCATTAGCAGCTTCTACCTCAATTCACAGAGCAAAAAGGCAGCGGCACgccgccagcaacagcagctgcagccgccacAGAAACGTCAATTATGGAATCACATATCCAGTGAAGTAATCAGAAACCTTGAGGACTTTAAAAGGGCCTCGAAGAGCAGCGATGAACTGGCTCTGCTGCTCATCCAACTGCTGACACGCTGCGTGGATGCCGAGCAAGAGTCACAGCTGAGTGTCACAGTCCACAATTTTGCACTCGGTCATTTGTGCGCCGCAGCCAGCACAGAATTTGAAGACAACAACGACgagaacgacgacgactgctCCAGCCGTGACAACGATGAGATCATCAAATTCGAGCTGCTTCAACTGATTGCCCATTGCGTAAACAACTTTTATGtccacgagcagcagcagccgaatgTCCACGACTTCAACAGCAACTTCAGCCAGCTGCTGTACGCCCTGAGGGCCAATCAAAGATGTCCCACGCTGGCGCATGGCGTGCTCTTCATCATGTTTGGCACACTGCACAATCTCGTCGACAATGGGGTCAGGGAGCTCAATCAAATCGATGTGCGAAACTTTGATGCCTGCTTCAATGTGCTGCAAGAGGCAGCGGCCAAGACGACGGCCATCTTTCTGCATATCTACAAGATGCTGCTGCGTCTGACGGACAATCTAtcgcggcaggagcagcaccagcagtgcCTCATGGAGAGCAGCACCTCCACGGCACtgaccaagcagcagcagcagcaacagcaccgaCACAAGCGACAGCGCAGCAGTCAATTGCATTGCCTGGGCAGCAGCTCCCTCAGTTGCTACTTTCAGGGTAAGCTCTaccagctgctgccattgctggaCTCGGAACTGCAAGAGCATAGCGTAAGGAGTCTGCTGCGCactgggagctgctgctgccactacaATGCCAAGAACTATGCCACCTGCCTGCAGCTGGCTACACGGCTGTCCAGCACGTATCAGAAATGCGCCTACAAATTCCTCCACTACAATGTGTTGGACACAATCTTTGTGAAGCGTGCGCCCCAGGGTTGTCCCAGCTGCGAGGAGAAGCTCAAGTCACCGAGCTTCCATATGGAATTGCTCAGCATCTACAGGGAGAACTACAAGCGACTGCTGAACACACAATCGATGCTGCTGTTTCTGAAGCACTTGAAGCACATTGCCCACCTTCTTTCCTACgatctggctgctggcatacTGGCTGAGGTGGCTCTGCCCATCTTCCGGCAGTACAAGGAGCGCAGCGAGAGCGAGGACAAGCTGCGCAGGGACTCGGCAAAGCTGGCGCCCCTGCAGATACCTAACAAACTGGACAACTATCGGGCGCTGCACGAGTGCCTGAGCATATTTGTGATGTACCTGAGTGACATACGGCTGGTGAAGGCCTTCTACAACGAGGAGAACATTCGCTACATGCAGGATCTGTTGGCCATACCCGAACTCCAGCGTGGCGTTTGCGATCTGATCAAAGTGGGCATCGACAATATTGCTTTCCTGGGTGAGAACAGCCAGGAGCAGGTGACGCTTAGTCGAAGATTGATTCAACTGCAGCTGAATAGCAGCGATCGTGCCTCGCAGCTGTTTCAGGCTCTCCTCCAGAAGTGCTCCAAGCAGTCGCGCAGCAAATTCTGGCTGGATGAGTCGCCCGATCCGCTGCCACAGCTGGCGGGGCACAAACCCGCGGATATTCTCTACATAACGGCCCTGCAATGGACGCTGAACTTTGAGCTGCTGAAGACGAGTCAATTGTTCTACAATGAGTTTGCCAAGATCTATTCGATACCCGTGGAAATGCTGGAcaacgaggatgaggatgtgcCGGAGCTGCCAAcggatgagcagcagccacagtcggAGACGAAGCTGCGGCGTGGCgataaaaacattttcgacATACTCAAGCTCAACCACAATGCCCTCGGCTGCTTCCTGATGCTGCCCAAAACTGCAACTGGAGCAGCATcaaccacagccaccacgCCCACAGTCACACCCACAGCTGTGCAGGGACCCAGCATCGGCATCTGCGGTTCAAGTTCATTGGAAACGCTGGTTTCGCATGTCTaccagctgccgccgcttggCATTAACAGCGCCCTGTCAGTGTCGACTACGACGGCCGCCAGTTCGGACTATGCGGAATCTTCGCTGGACTACGCCTCAGTGATTGATAATTATACAAGGGATTCATCCTCGTTCCTGCAGCATCTACAGCAATCCAGCGAGCTGGACGAGAGCATTGTTCTCTTTGACATCCACAGCCACGACCAAGGATTGAGTCGGAAATCCCAAACAGAAGAATCAATTGCTGCAAAAGGTTTAATCAACAAGCTGTTTAACATTGTGGGCTCACTGTTTGGTGGCAGCAACTCCAACTCCGCTGGCAGCTCCCCCGACTCGCAGGAAAATCTCAACATTGAAGCGGATCTGTTTTGCCTGTACGAACCCAACGGGGAATGCAAGAAACTTTTGCTGAAACTCTTTGAGGCAACGATGGCCATATGCATCAAGGGTTTCCAGAACGAGGAAG TGGAGAAAATGCAGAAGCACCTGCGCAAGTTGAAGGCCATTATCCTGAGCAATGCCAGCGACAATTGGTCCGAGCATGGGGAGCAGCATGCACGGGATAATGCTGTGATTCAGACACTGCAGACGCTCCTAAAGATCGCTGAATTGTCGAGCAACCACAACGAACCGGCGGGCGTGGTCAGCAGCCCTTCGGCGGACTCCAATCAGCCGCGACCACGTGCTCGCAGCTTCAACAGTGGCAGCGTGGAGCTGCCCAGACTGCAGACGGTTAAGCTGCCAGCCAAGAACTCACTGGCCACGCCCCCGACTCCCCGACGGCGACCCAACTCGAGTGAGATCAATGTGGGCGATGCAGATTACTTCTCCACGCGTGCCTCCCTCAGCTGTGCCGCCGACagcgagctggagctgagcgAGAACGAACACGAGTTCTACCTGACAGCCGACGAGGGCTACGAGGCGGATGGCGAGATTGCAGACTTGAGTGAATCCGAGTGTGAGCTCAACGGAGGGACAGGCATGGCCCCGAATGAGTCGTGGACACCGTTTCAGCCATCCTCGCGGTATCGCACGCATATAATGCACCAGGGACTGAGTCAATTGGTGGTCCAGATGCTCGCGGAGCTCTCCCTGCTGTGCATGCGGCAGCCCAATGGCTGGACAGAGAGTCTCATTCAGCTGGCAAATCGGTTGTTTGTCATCCGCGACTATCTGGGCGGACCACTGTGCCTGCTCAAGGGATTTGCGCCCATCCTGAGTTGCAGTGATCCCAGATTGAGAG AGCTGCAGCAATCTATACTGGAGCTGATTACACATCTGAATACCCCTGAGGTGCTGCACTGCTACTACTCCATCCTGACATCCAGGCAGCCGCCGGTGGATCTGCTCATGCGACACATGCACCACATCTGCGCGGGCACTTTGCGCAAGGCTCAGCCCTGCATGGAGCTGGAGTTTCCCATCACCACCGATGGCAAGATTGTGATCACCTCGGAGCCGCTGATCAGCGAGCAGATCGAGCGCGTGCgcctgcagcatcagcagtgtCAGGCGAGCACTTTGTTCACGCGTGCCGCTTGCATCTTTCCCGTGACACAGACGCGCCTCTGGCAGCCAGAGGGTCTGACGCTATCGCTGTGGCTGGAGCTGAGGGGACAGCAAATGCATCGCAGCTCCATGCAGTTCAACGATGATGAGACGCGCTACTCGGGAGAGGATCTAACC AAGCTGCATCTGGTCTCGCTGGGCAGCAACCAGGCCATGATCAGCGTGTACATCAGCCACAACATGCAGTTGGTCTTCGAGCTGGTGCGTCCCAGTGAGCAGCTGTCGCCAGTGCGCGTGGAGGAGCCCATGGAGGCCTCCGTGacagaaacagcagctgcagtctcTGCCAACACCCAGGCGAATGCGGGAGCCATCCGTCAGGCCctgaagcaaacaaaactcgCGCTGCTCAACAGCTTTGGCCAGATGCATCTGCTCAATGGGCATCAGGGTGCATCGGCGGACTCCTCGGGCGGCTACTACGAGGGCGTCtcggtgcagctgcagcatctgcgACTGCCGCGGCACAAGTGGATGAATCTGGTGTtggggctgcagcagcaggcggactCGCTGGAGATTGCCATCTATCTGGATGGCCTCGAGCAGCACACCATGCAGCTGCCCTTTCCCAATCTGCGACAGCTGACGCGGCTGCACACGTTCCAAATGCTGGCCCTGGGCGAAGGTCAGCCTGCGcgcagtcccagcagcagctcctcctcgaggTCCACCCTGGATGGCTCCCTGCCGCGCTATGCAGTGTCCAATTTGATCCTCTTCAGGCGCCGCCTGGTGGAGCCCTCACTCATGCTCAATCTGACGGCCATGGGGCCGGACTTTACGGAGTTCACGCAGTGCCAGGTGGCCAACTGGAAGCCCAATTATGGGCATTTGTCTCTGGGCAAGCTCTCGTCCTCGAACTTCGGACAGCATGCGGACTGCatgcggcagctgcggcaggcCAGAGTGCTGGTATACACCGCACAGCAGCCGGATCTGGTGATGAGCTACGATGCCAGCCAAGAGCTGGACATGGCCTGCTACGGGCAGCCACACGGACACATGCTGTACGGggaactgctgcagcatcagccgCAAACACTGCAATCGGCGACGTCTTTATGTGGAGGATTATCCACGTTGCTTTATCTGTTTGCTAGG GTTGTGGAACTCAGTGGCAATGCCAATACGCAAGCTCTGGCtttggatctgctgctgcaggtggccCACTCGGATGCGCAGCTGTACACAGAGTTCCATCGACAGGATTATCTCGCGCTCATTGGCTACGTAATCAAGTCGGAAAAGTGCTGCAAGgatgtgcagctgctgcgcagCATCATGAACAATGCCTGCTCCCAGCCGCTGATCAGCCGCAAGGGCGACTCCCTGCACGTCAATGACAACACGATGGCCGCTCTGGTGTATCCGCGACTCGTGCTCGCCGTGCTGCAGCGCTACTCGGACTGGCATCGCTCGGGCGCCACCCACTCGGATGTGCTGGACATGCTCTTCCGCTGCACGCTGGCACTCACGCGCGACAAGCATCCGCAGCGGGATTTCAACatggagcagctgcaaaagtCGGGCCTGCTGGGCGCGCTGCTCAATCTGTGCAAGGTCTATGTGATAGAGTCGCCCAGTCCGGTGCAGATCTCGCCGTATGCCGCTGAATGTTTCGTGCAGATACTGGCAGTGTTTGCTGGCTCCCCGCCAGCCTCGTCGCTGCTCGATGAGAtcatgaagctgctgctgttgctgcacaaGCCCAGCGATTGTTATGTGACCCACGATCGTGGAcactttttctttctgctcACATCGCAGCAGCCGGCCAAGGAGCGCTCGCTGGTGGCTGCCAATCTGAGTCGCGTGACCACATcgctgcggcggcagctgcacgCCCCAGCGCCGCCCGAACTCGAGCCAGAGCGTGCGGAGAGGATTAGAAGACTGCGGCGACTGCATGCCAGCGGATCGGAATACCGACGTGCGGTCAATGAGTttgaggagcagctggagcacatGGCCGACTGCTCGAACCTCAACAAGTCCGCCCTGCGGCTGCTCAGTCCCGTGGAGGCGAGTCGTTGGCGCATCAAGTTCAAGCGTCGCCATCCAACGAGCACCACACACAGCCCCAAGCGGAGTCCGCTGAAGATTGCCCGACGGCGCAtacatccgcatccgcatctgGGCAAACTCTGGCAGCCATCGGGCCACAGCACGCCCAGCTCGGGGCAGCTGTCAGCACTGCCCAATCGCAAGACGGACTTCTACGATCAGCCCGGGATCATTCGACTGCAGCAGCGTCTGCTCATCCTACTCAAAGACtttctctgcctgctgcccgacTCGGCGGTGGATGAGGTGCTGCGCCATTACgtgaagctggagctgctcctgGTGCTGGCCAATCAGCGCAGCTGTGTCGTGCGCCAAGCCATcatccagctgctgcatgtgCTGACCAAACGTTTGGGCAATGGCGAGCTGGCTGCCGCCTCGAAGCTGCTGTATCCCCTCCACTTGGCCAATCAGTTGACGATCCACGCGTGCGACATATCCATGTTTGAGGCGTGCCTGGCATGGGTGAGCGGTGTGCATGGCAGCCTCACGGATCTCCTCAACTGCGAGGGTTCACTGAGGATACGCCAACGCTTTGGTTTGCAGTCACTGCTGGCCATAGCCACGGgcacagagccacaaaaagtgtTTAAAGCGCTGCAGCGATTGTATTTGCAG AATCCCGATGATCAGCTGTGTCTGATTGAGGCCGGACTGCTGCAGTGCTCTGTGAAGGCTTTGTACAAGATTTATTCCCTGCGCTTGGGTCCGCCCAATGCGGATGAGTCCATTGTGGATTTGCTGGTGCACATAGGCGATCGTGCACTGCGCTCTGTGGGGCAAATAAAT CTCCTCTGGGACATACTCAATCTGCTGGCCTTCTATCAGGacaagcagccacagcagcttGTGCGCAGCTTTCGCACCGTTCAGGcccaactgcagctggagtgGCTGACCAAGCTGTTCGAGCCGAATAGCTTTAGGGTAGCGGCGCAAGCGGACTGCCCGCTCAGCCACGCAGAGCTGAGGACACGCGTCGAGCTGCTCATCGATCGCTGCAGTCAATTCTTCACTGTGGGCATGGGTCAGAGCCAGACAGCGGGCTCCACGAGCTACGTGGCCAGCTCTCAGGAGTTGGCACTGTTCCAGCTGCTCGTCTCGTATGGGATCTCCAGCAATCAGCGttgcaacaatttcattgCCTGGGGCCTGCAGCCGTCGCGTCCGCGAGATCTGCGCTCCTACATTGTGGATGCGCTGTGGCGCTCGCAGCAGGACGAGTTCCAGCGGGCCATCATCTGTGATGGCAAAATGATCAAGGCGCTGCTTTGGCTCTCGCTGCTGGAGGATATGGTGGAGCCCATTGAGAACCTGCAGCGTTTATGCGATGCGCTGGGCATCAAGGAGAACGACTCCTCATGGAATTTGGTGCACGAACTGGAACGCCTCGATCAGAGTCGCAGCAACATGGCGGCCAAGCAGAAGACGCTGCTGGAGAAGACCGTCTATCGGTTTGAGCCGCTGGTGCAGCATTGCGTGGAGTCCTCAATGGTGACCACCAGGCGCATGGTGGAGTTGCAG AACGCTGAACGCAAGCTGCTCATGTGCCACATGAAGGACTACGATGACACTTATACCTACACCAAATGGCTGGAGATTATACGCCGCATGACGCACGAAGGTGCACCCTGGCACTGTGCCGAGCGTGCAGAATGTTCGTGGGAGCTGGACGACACGGAGGGACCTTCGCGCGTGCACACGCGTCTGCGTCGCTGCCATTTGGACATTGATCGGCGCTTTTTCATGAGCGAATATCGAGCGGGACAGCAGGCACAGCGCGAGGATACAGAGAACTATGTGCGCCCGCTGGACTATCTGATAGCCAGCTACGATCAGCAGCTAAACATCTCACTAAACTCTCAAATTTTGTACAACTTTGCGGCCAAGTTTCTGCCCGTGGATGGTGAGATCGAGGGGGAGATTATCATCACCGATTTGAAGCTGTATTTCCTGGCCACGTACCGCTGTCGTTACTTCAATGTGAACTGTGATATTGCCAACATAACAGAGATCTGGCTGAAGCGCTACCAGCACCAGGAGACTGCCTTTGAGATACTGCTGGACACGAACAAGTCGCTGTTCTTCTCGCTGCAGAATGCCGACGATTGGAAGATAATGCGCGATGTATTCTGTGATAAAATTGTGGCCACGCCCGATCAAACCAAAGTGCTGGGCATCACGCAGCAGTGGCGCGAGGGCTTGCTCACCAATTGGGAGTATTTGATGACGCTCAATCAGATTGCCGGACGCACCTACAATGATCTCATGCAGTATCCAGTGTTTCCCTGGGTCCTAGCCAACTACAACTCCGAGATTTTGGATCTACGCGAAGCGCAAAACTTTCGACGCCTCGAACGACCCATTGCcgtgcagctggaggagaatGAAAAGCATTACATCAGCAATTATACA TACATTGACAGCACCAATACCACCATGGGCTCGCTGATCCTCAAGCCGTATCACTACAGCTCCCATTACTCCAACTCTGGCACAGTGCTTCACTTTCTGGTGCGTGTACCTCCCTTCACCAGCTACTTTCTGCGCTATCAGGACAACGACTTCGATCTGCCGGATCGCACATTTCACGCGCTGAACACCACCTGGCTACTGGCCAGCCGCGACAGTCCCACGGACGTGAAGGAGCTCATACCGGAGTTCTTTTGCCTGCCGGAAATGTTCGAGAACTTTGAGCGTTTCAATTTTGGCTGCCGGCAGAATGGCGAACGGGTGGAGGATGTTTCGCTGCCGCCTTGGTGCCAGCGAGACTCGAGACTGTTTGTGCTGATCCACCGACAGGCGCTGGAGTCGGAGCTGGTGCGGAATCAGCTGCATCATTGGATTGACTTGATCTACGGCTTCAAGCAGACAGGCGAAAGTGCCGTCGAAGCCATCAATGTGTTTCATCCAGCG ACCTACGCGGTGTTCCTGGACTCGGAGATCAGTGATCCCATTGAGCGGGAGGCGGTCAAGACAATGGTAAAGACCTACGGACAAATGCCGCGGCAGCTCTTCAAGTCGGCGCATCCATCGACCAAAGCGCTGGACTACTCGCTGGTGGACAAGCCCATTGTGTCCACGGTGCGTGGCCTGCGCTGGGGCGTCTTTGTGGGTTCGCCGCAGCTCAAACCTCCCTCCTGGGCGAACATACACAAAATACCCGGCACCGAGCATCTCGTGAGCTTCAGCAACACGAATGTGGTCTACGCATTGCCGGGACGTGCGGCTGTCATGCAGGGAGCCGAACCGGACACATACAACGTCATCTCGTGGGGCTACGACGATCGCATTGTGAGGATTCAGCCGCTGAATAAACCCCAAGCGAAGCCCAAGAATCTGCTGCACAATGGAACCTTCGATGACATCACCGCCTGCGGCTGCGACGTGAACTCCAATCAGCTCTGGTTCGGCCACAAGTCCGGGCGGGTGAGCGTGTACAAGTGCGCCGGCGGATTGGACACCCAACAGCGGGCCACGGCCAAGAGTCGGCAGAGCTATGCGCGTGGCTTTAGCCTGTCGTACAACTCCGCTTTCCGCAAGATGACCAACAAGAGCATGGGCACGGCTGGAGCGGAGGAGTCAAGTGGTGGCctgcatgccacacattcGGCTTCATCGGTGAGCTCTGCGAGCAATTCGTCCGGCAGCGATGGAGTGCAGCGTGACGGCGCGGATCTAACCTGGCTGGGACCCACGCTGCTGGTGCGGCACACCGATGAAATCACCTGCATAGCCCTGTCCGTGGAGTTTAAGATTGCCGTGACTGCAGGACGCGATGGCATTGCTGTTATCTGGGATCTCAACGA TTGGAGCTATGTGCGTACGATTGCCCGTCCCGCGGAGATCCATCAGTCGCCCATCACGCATGTGGCCATTAGTCCCACGCTGGGCGACATTGTCACTGTGCACACGCTGCCCCAGCAGCCGAGCACAGGTCCTGCGGatgcacagccacaggcagctGCCGTGAGAACCAATTCTCTGGCCATTGCCGATGAATGCTTCGAGGTAACGGAGGAGAATCTGGATGACTTTGTCAATGTGAATGTCAATCCCAATGGCAAGTCGATACTGCGCCTGCACTCGGTCAATGCGCGCTATGTGCAGCATCTGGTGCACGAGGATCGCATCCAGGCCGTCTGCTACTCCTACATCAAGGAGGGAGTGGGCGTGAATGTGATTGCCACCGCTGTGGAGGGCGGCTTTGTGCGCTTCTGGTCGAGTTGGAACCTCAGTTTTGTGAGTGAACTAACCACGGGCACATCGCCCATACGCAG CATTAGCTACTCGACGCATCAGCATTTGGTGGTGCTGACACGAGAGTCGCACATTCAGGTCTGGCAATCCGAGGGCCTCTACGGCAATGCCCCCAAATTTCCACAAATTGTCTACAAAtga